TTGGTCGTACCGTACCGATCCACTTGCCGTACCATACGCCCTTGCGTTCAGCATCATGCACCTCAAATGATGCAATATTGTCAAGGTCAACCAGGGCCACACTTTGGTCTTTGACAATAAGCAGGCGAACCCGGTAGATACCATCATTCATAAAGTTCCCCGGAATATGGCAAACACTTTTCACCTTCCCGGCTGGATAGACTATGGCGTCTGAGCACGTATTGAAAATGCATACGTCCTGATTGTCATAAAGCACAACACTCAAATTAATCAGGGAACCGGGTTCATAATTCCAGAATTCAAATTCCAGATCTATGGGAGTAGCGACGGTGATGCTTTTGGCCTCTTTTTCACCTTCATACGATATTTTGACAGAATGCAGACTCACCTTCTTGTTTCCAGGGGCGGTTTCAGGATCATCCCAGACCCGATCCATATTGACCGACATGTTGTTTTGAAGATAGTTTGAAACAACATCTTCAGCATAACCGTTTTCAATCACGGTCCCGCCGTTCAACCAAATGGCCTTTTCACATAAACTTTTTAATGCCGCCATGTTATGGCTGACAAACAATACTGTCCGTCCTTCCTTGGCCACATCCCCCATCTTGCCCAGGCATTTCTTTTGAAACTGTGCATCGCCGACAGCAAGCACCTCGTCAACAATTAATATCTCAGGTTCAAGATGAGCAGCAACAGCAAAAGCAAGGCGAACATACATGCCGCTCGAATATCGTTTTACCGGTGTATCTAAAAATTTTTCTATTTCTGCAAAGGTTACGATTTCATCAAACTTTCTTTTTATTTCGGCTTTTCCCATACCCAGAATAGCGCCATTGAGAAAAATATTCTCACGCCCAGTCAGCTCGGGGTGAAAACCGGTCCCGACTTCGAGGAGGCTGGACACCCGACCTTTAATTCGAAAACGGCCGGTAGTCGGTTCGGTAATACGCGATAAGATTTTTAACAGTGTGGTTTTCCCAGCACCGTTTCGTCCGATAATTCCGATGACTTCACCCTGCTTTACTTCAAATGAAACATCCTTAAGCGCCCAGAATTCTTCTTTTGAAGAATCAGATTCTATTTTCCTGAAGGGAGATAGAATGTTTTGGGTCATCTTTTTTGCTTTATTGGCAATGACATCTCTTAAGGCGGTATAACGTTCCGGAGCCTGATGACTGATAATGTATTTTTTGCCAAGATTTTCAATTGTTATTGCTGTGCCGGACATTTGAAAAAGCCTCTTTGTGTTGTTTTAAATTATATCAGCGAAGGTTCTTTCGGCCTTGCGGAAAAACCACAGACCGCTTATAAAAATTAGGAATACCAGGCATATGGAAAATATGAAACCTGGAAGATAAAGTCCCATATCTTTGCCCAGGATCGCCCATCTAAAGCCATCTATGACGCCAACCATCGGATTCAGGGAATAGAGCAGGCGCCATTCTTCGGGGACAACTGTGGTACTGAAACCGACCGGAGAGATGTAAAGTCCGAATTGAACAATAAACGGAATGATATATCGAAAATCCCGGTATTTCACATTCAGGGCCGATATCCACAGCCCGGCGCCCATGGCGGCGGCAAATGAAATCAGGATCAGC
This region of Desulfobacterales bacterium genomic DNA includes:
- a CDS encoding ABC transporter ATP-binding protein, whose translation is MSGTAITIENLGKKYIISHQAPERYTALRDVIANKAKKMTQNILSPFRKIESDSSKEEFWALKDVSFEVKQGEVIGIIGRNGAGKTTLLKILSRITEPTTGRFRIKGRVSSLLEVGTGFHPELTGRENIFLNGAILGMGKAEIKRKFDEIVTFAEIEKFLDTPVKRYSSGMYVRLAFAVAAHLEPEILIVDEVLAVGDAQFQKKCLGKMGDVAKEGRTVLFVSHNMAALKSLCEKAIWLNGGTVIENGYAEDVVSNYLQNNMSVNMDRVWDDPETAPGNKKVSLHSVKISYEGEKEAKSITVATPIDLEFEFWNYEPGSLINLSVVLYDNQDVCIFNTCSDAIVYPAGKVKSVCHIPGNFMNDGIYRVRLLIVKDQSVALVDLDNIASFEVHDAERKGVWYGKWIGTVRPKFNWDSFYIG